Sequence from the Sphingomicrobium clamense genome:
GGGGCAAGATCCGCGTCTGGAATGACGACCGGATTGCCGGGCAGAGCGGCTTTCCCCCGCACCCGCATCGCGACATGGAGATCGTGACCTACGTGCGCACCGGCGCGATCACGCATCAGGATTCGATGGGCAACAAAGGCCGCACCGGAGCCGGTGACGTGCAAGTGATGAGCGCCGGGACCGGCGTCGTGCACAGCGAATATAATCTGGAGGACGAGGAAACGACCTTGTTCCAGATCTGGATCGAAACGGACGAGCGCGGTGCGCAACCGGGCTGGGGTCAGATGCCCTTTCCCAAGGAGGAGCGCGAAGGCGCATTCCAGCTGCTCGCGAGCGGGAGCGAGGATGATGGCGCGCTGACCATCAAGGCCGATGCGACGATCCACGGCGCGACGCTGCCACCCGGTGGCTCGATCGTGCACGCCGCCAATCCCGAGCGACACCTCTATCTCGTGTCCTCTGCACCGGTGACGATCAATGGCGTCGAGGCAGGTCCGCGCGACGGCGTGGCGATCACGGGCGAGGAGCGGATCGAGATCGTTGCAGGCGATGAGTCGGCGGAACTCGTCCTGGTCGACGCGGCATAGGGCGTTCACCCTGTTGACAGGGCGGCCTGATAAGGCTGTGTGCGCTCAAGTCCATGACTCGCGTATCGACCCTGCTGGCCGGCATGTCCGCCGTCGCCCTTCTCGTCGCCCCTGAGGCGCGTGCGCAAGATGGCGACCAGGATACGGCCATTCCGGGCCCGATCGTCCTGCCCAATGCGACGCCCGCGCCGACACCGTCGCCGACGCCTTCGGGCGGCATCGTCGCTATCCCGCCCTCGGGCCAGCGGGGGAGCGGGGACAGCGCCGTCGGCCCCGACTCGCTGCGCGACTTTTCGCTTGGCGGACCGACGCCTGCGCCGCGCGCCACGCCTGCGCCGACGCCTGCACCAACGCCGCCGCCCTCGACCGCGCCGACCCGCCCGTCCTCGACCGGCTCGCCGCCG
This genomic interval carries:
- a CDS encoding pirin family protein, with protein sequence MIDIRPFASLGHANHGWLDARHHFSFASYHDPDRMGWGKIRVWNDDRIAGQSGFPPHPHRDMEIVTYVRTGAITHQDSMGNKGRTGAGDVQVMSAGTGVVHSEYNLEDEETTLFQIWIETDERGAQPGWGQMPFPKEEREGAFQLLASGSEDDGALTIKADATIHGATLPPGGSIVHAANPERHLYLVSSAPVTINGVEAGPRDGVAITGEERIEIVAGDESAELVLVDAA